CGGGATCGTCGCGATCGGCGCGCTCGGGTTCGTGATCTACCTCGTCATGCGCTACGGGCCGGACGCGATTCGCCGGCTCTTCGGGATCGTGGGCTGACATGGGTCTTCTCGACGACCTCTCGAAGCGGGAGCCAAAGTCCGAGCCAAAGGCAGAGCCCGTCGCGGGCCACTACGGCGTGAGGCTCGAGCTGAAGGAGGAGAAAGTCTCGCTGACCGCCGGTCAGACGCGGGAGTACGACGTCCTCGTGACGAATAACGGCACGGAGGACGACACGATCCGGATCAAGGTCGACTTGGTCTACAATTCGGAGCTGCCCGACCCACCCGAGTGGACCGCGAAGCTGTTCGGCGTCGAGGAGAAGGTGTGGGACGTCACGTACACGAAGATCACGGAGAAAGAGTTCCTGCTCATCGCGGACGGGCAGCGGGAGATCACCCTGACGGTCACGTGCCCGAAAGGCGCGCGGTACGGGGACCGCCTGAACGTCGTCGTGAACGCGATCTCGAAAGGGGATCCCGGCGTCTTCGATGCAAAGACGCTGAGCTTCAGCGCCCGCCAAGCGATCCTCGCCGTCAAGTCGTCGATCGGCCATGAACGGGCCGTCGCGGACGCGATTTACGCCCGGGCGAAGGCGAAAGACCTTGGCGTCTTTTCGATCCTCGTGCCCGCGAACTTCCGCGGATACGTCTACGTCGAGTCGATGAACCCGGACCGCCTCGAGGAGATCGTCCGCGGCCTCCGTCGCGCGCGCGGCGTCGTAAAGGGCGAAGGCGAATCGACGGGCATCGGATTCTCGGAGATCGAGGCGTACCTGACGCCGAAGCCGATCGTCAGCGGGATTATGGAGGGCGACATCGTCGAACTCGTCGCCGGTCCGTTCAAGGGCGAGAAGGCTCGGGTGATGAAAATCGACGAGACGAAAGAGGAGATCACGGTCGAACTGTTCGAGGCGATGGTCCGGATCCCCGTGACCGTGCGGGGCGACAGCGTCCGCGTGTTGCAAAAGGAACAAGAGAAGTGACTCGTCCTCTCAAGCCACGGGGGGAACGGAGCGGTAGATCCTCCACGCGGTCCATGCCTGCCACACGAGTGCGGCGTACACGACGACGTGCTCGAGCAGCCGGTTGCTTGTGGCGAGGAACGCGACCGCGGCGGCCACGGTGATCCCGGCGAGGTA
This region of Thermoplasmata archaeon genomic DNA includes:
- a CDS encoding transcription elongation factor Spt5, which produces MGLLDDLSKREPKSEPKAEPVAGHYGVRLELKEEKVSLTAGQTREYDVLVTNNGTEDDTIRIKVDLVYNSELPDPPEWTAKLFGVEEKVWDVTYTKITEKEFLLIADGQREITLTVTCPKGARYGDRLNVVVNAISKGDPGVFDAKTLSFSARQAILAVKSSIGHERAVADAIYARAKAKDLGVFSILVPANFRGYVYVESMNPDRLEEIVRGLRRARGVVKGEGESTGIGFSEIEAYLTPKPIVSGIMEGDIVELVAGPFKGEKARVMKIDETKEEITVELFEAMVRIPVTVRGDSVRVLQKEQEK